A single region of the Sphingomonas sp. LY29 genome encodes:
- the purD gene encoding phosphoribosylamine--glycine ligase, with protein sequence MKILLLGSGGREDALAWRLTQSPSCTSLVAAPGNPGIARWAQCVSIDPADPQAVVALAKERAIDLVVVGPEAPLVAGVADACRAAGIAAFGPSAAAAQLEGSKGFTKDLCANASIPTAAYVRVETEAAALAALDRFSIPVVVKADGLAAGKGVTVAMTRAEAEAAIRAAGDGAMVIEEFLTGEEASLFALVDGTRCVVLASAQDHKRVGEGDTGPNTGGMGAYSPAPVLTPALETRAMREIVEPTARAMVEAGTPFSGVLYAGLMLTADGPSLIEYNVRFGDPECEAIMPRIEGDFAQLLHDVATGAPFDAPKLSSDTTMTVILAARGYPGTPAKGGSIGGIESAEEVDGVTVFHAGTSRHDGRLVASGGRVLAVTARGANLGEAATRAYRAVDAIAFDDGFHRRDIGWRELERTA encoded by the coding sequence ATGAAAATCCTGTTGCTTGGTTCGGGTGGGCGCGAAGATGCGCTGGCGTGGCGCCTGACGCAATCGCCAAGCTGCACGTCGCTGGTTGCCGCGCCCGGCAATCCGGGCATCGCGCGCTGGGCCCAATGCGTGTCGATCGACCCGGCCGATCCACAAGCCGTCGTCGCGCTGGCGAAAGAACGGGCCATCGACCTCGTCGTCGTCGGTCCCGAAGCTCCGCTCGTCGCGGGGGTGGCCGACGCCTGCCGCGCCGCCGGAATTGCCGCCTTCGGGCCCAGCGCCGCCGCGGCGCAGCTCGAAGGCTCGAAGGGGTTCACCAAGGACCTTTGCGCCAACGCCTCGATTCCCACCGCCGCCTATGTCCGCGTCGAGACCGAGGCGGCCGCCCTCGCCGCGCTCGATCGCTTCTCGATCCCGGTCGTCGTTAAGGCCGACGGCCTCGCCGCGGGCAAGGGCGTTACCGTGGCGATGACCCGCGCGGAGGCCGAGGCCGCGATCCGCGCGGCAGGCGACGGCGCGATGGTGATCGAGGAATTCCTGACCGGCGAGGAAGCCAGCCTGTTCGCACTGGTCGACGGGACACGCTGCGTCGTGCTGGCCTCGGCGCAGGACCACAAGCGCGTCGGCGAAGGCGATACCGGCCCGAACACCGGCGGCATGGGCGCCTATTCGCCCGCCCCGGTGCTCACCCCCGCACTCGAAACACGCGCCATGCGCGAGATCGTCGAACCGACCGCCCGCGCGATGGTCGAGGCCGGGACGCCTTTCTCTGGCGTACTCTACGCCGGCCTGATGCTCACCGCCGACGGGCCGAGCCTGATCGAATATAATGTCCGTTTCGGCGATCCCGAGTGCGAGGCGATCATGCCGCGGATCGAGGGCGACTTTGCCCAATTGCTCCACGATGTCGCCACCGGCGCCCCGTTCGACGCACCCAAGTTGTCGTCGGACACGACGATGACGGTCATCCTTGCCGCGAGGGGTTACCCGGGTACGCCCGCGAAGGGCGGCTCAATTGGCGGGATCGAATCCGCCGAGGAGGTCGACGGCGTGACGGTCTTCCACGCCGGCACTTCGCGCCACGACGGTAGGCTCGTCGCCAGCGGTGGCCGCGTGCTCGCGGTCACGGCGCGCGGTGCCAATCTTGGCGAAGCCGCCACGCGGGCTTATCGAGCAGTGGATGCAATCGCCTTCGACGACGGTTTCCACCGGCGCGATATCGGCTGGCGAGAGCTGGAAAGGACCGCATGA
- a CDS encoding DUF2093 domain-containing protein, with amino-acid sequence MLMSGGGSREAKIHYLEGTFRMLATGDHVRCAVTGTAIPLEELRYWSVARQEAYIDAATSLKAEQKAGAL; translated from the coding sequence ATGTTGATGAGTGGCGGCGGATCGCGCGAGGCGAAGATCCATTATCTAGAGGGCACGTTCCGGATGCTGGCGACGGGCGATCATGTCCGCTGTGCGGTCACCGGCACCGCGATCCCGCTGGAGGAACTGCGCTACTGGTCGGTGGCGCGGCAGGAAGCCTACATCGACGCCGCGACCAGCCTGAAGGCCGAGCAGAAGGCCGGCGCCCTCTAA
- the xseA gene encoding exodeoxyribonuclease VII large subunit: MAFPDETSGLLAEAKDGDNSPAQSVSELSGALKRTVESAFGHVRVRGEISGWKRHASGHCYFTLKDEGACIDAVIWKGQAGSLAFRPEDGAEVIATGKLTTYAGRSKYQIVVNRMELAGEGALMALLDRRRRALAAEGLFGEERKRALPFLPKVIGVVTSPTGAVIRDILHRLEDRCPTRVIVWPVPVQGEGSAAKIAEAIRGFGALAEGGPVPRPDLLIVARGGGSIEDLWAFNEEEVVRAAAESPIPLISAVGHETDTTLIDFASDRRAPTPTAAAEMAVPVRAELLGLLGELSHRQSACATRAAGRAAERLDQSVVRWPAPEAIFSPFAQRLDEVADRLPRGLTQRTAHARADLAEIAPRLQARLLTDRVERAGERLAGLWRLAELAHPERPLSRGFVRVTDRGGKTLVHAAAARDVGAIDLHFADGVVAAQVGDGSGPVSFQKAKRVERKRASPYPQPGLFDEG, translated from the coding sequence ATGGCATTCCCCGACGAAACGTCCGGTCTCCTAGCCGAGGCGAAGGACGGCGACAATTCGCCCGCACAAAGCGTCAGCGAACTGTCGGGCGCACTCAAGCGCACGGTCGAATCGGCGTTCGGCCATGTCCGTGTGCGCGGCGAGATCAGTGGCTGGAAGCGGCACGCGTCGGGCCACTGCTACTTCACGCTGAAGGACGAGGGGGCGTGCATCGACGCGGTGATCTGGAAGGGTCAGGCGGGAAGCCTCGCCTTCCGACCCGAAGATGGCGCCGAAGTCATCGCGACCGGCAAGCTGACGACCTACGCCGGACGGTCGAAATATCAGATCGTGGTCAACCGGATGGAACTGGCGGGCGAGGGTGCGCTGATGGCGCTGCTCGACCGCCGCCGCCGCGCACTGGCCGCCGAAGGGCTGTTCGGCGAAGAGCGCAAGCGGGCTCTGCCCTTCCTTCCCAAGGTGATCGGCGTGGTCACGTCGCCGACCGGCGCGGTCATCCGCGACATCCTTCACCGCCTTGAAGATCGATGCCCGACACGGGTGATCGTCTGGCCGGTGCCAGTGCAGGGCGAGGGATCGGCGGCGAAAATCGCCGAGGCGATCCGTGGGTTCGGCGCGCTGGCCGAGGGCGGGCCGGTGCCTCGCCCCGACCTGCTGATCGTGGCGCGCGGCGGCGGCTCGATCGAGGATCTGTGGGCCTTCAACGAGGAGGAGGTGGTACGCGCCGCGGCCGAATCGCCGATCCCGCTGATTTCTGCCGTCGGACACGAGACCGACACGACGCTGATCGACTTCGCTTCCGATCGCCGGGCGCCGACCCCAACCGCCGCGGCGGAGATGGCAGTTCCGGTGCGCGCGGAACTGCTCGGCCTGTTAGGGGAATTAAGTCACCGCCAGAGCGCTTGTGCGACTCGTGCCGCCGGCCGTGCCGCGGAGCGGCTCGACCAGAGCGTCGTGCGATGGCCCGCGCCCGAAGCGATCTTCTCGCCGTTCGCGCAACGGCTCGACGAGGTGGCCGATCGCCTGCCGCGCGGGCTGACCCAGCGGACCGCGCACGCGCGCGCCGACCTGGCGGAAATCGCGCCGAGGCTGCAGGCCCGGTTGCTGACCGATCGGGTCGAGCGGGCGGGGGAACGACTCGCCGGGCTGTGGCGCCTTGCGGAACTGGCACATCCCGAGCGACCGCTATCGCGCGGCTTCGTGCGGGTGACCGATCGAGGCGGCAAGACGCTGGTCCATGCCGCCGCGGCGCGCGATGTCGGCGCGATCGACCTTCATTTCGCCGATGGCGTAGTGGCAGCGCAGGTCGGCGACGGGTCGGGGCCGGTCAGCTTCCAAAAGGCCAAGCGGGTTGAGCGAAAGCGCGCCAGCCCCTATCCGCAGCCCGGACTGTTCGACGAGGGCTGA
- a CDS encoding esterase-like activity of phytase family protein, translating into MKSPLFNGLFLGALVWLVSLPIRDMPDRHSRPPRVVPVAYEAVRLADREGPLRVAGAWRMTGPDVRLGGLSALAIKNKQFVVISDLGGVAVIDPPSVTEPKAAVRDLADGPGDPTYKVSRDAESLLPIPGGWIVGFEQFHSLWRFDEAFTRGSEVADLGGNGWRRNRGAEGLIDRGDRIVALAENGRGLVEVRGGRTRSLSLDGRMEIADAATAPDGSMWLLLRGKGLKGVHQAVAELRASETGYAVGPLTALPGGPSDNFEGMQIVPRRGGGWRIWLVSDDGHRVLARTLLVALDWTRPPATTNARREGRAS; encoded by the coding sequence ATGAAATCACCTCTTTTCAATGGCTTGTTTCTGGGCGCGCTGGTGTGGCTGGTGTCGCTACCAATCCGCGACATGCCCGATCGCCATTCCCGGCCGCCGCGTGTGGTCCCCGTGGCGTACGAGGCGGTTCGCCTCGCCGATCGCGAAGGCCCGCTTCGGGTGGCGGGGGCATGGCGCATGACTGGACCCGACGTTCGCCTGGGCGGGCTGTCGGCGCTGGCGATCAAGAATAAGCAGTTCGTCGTGATCAGCGATCTGGGCGGGGTGGCGGTGATCGATCCGCCTTCGGTGACGGAGCCGAAGGCGGCGGTGCGCGACCTGGCCGATGGGCCGGGTGATCCCACCTACAAAGTCTCGCGCGATGCCGAATCGCTGCTGCCTATTCCGGGCGGATGGATCGTCGGCTTCGAGCAGTTTCATTCGCTGTGGCGATTCGACGAGGCTTTCACGCGCGGATCGGAAGTCGCCGACCTTGGCGGCAATGGCTGGCGGCGCAATCGTGGGGCGGAAGGCCTGATCGATCGTGGCGACAGGATCGTCGCCTTGGCGGAGAATGGCCGCGGCCTCGTCGAGGTCAGGGGAGGAAGGACTCGATCGCTGTCACTCGACGGGCGGATGGAGATCGCGGACGCCGCCACGGCGCCGGATGGGTCGATGTGGCTGCTGCTGCGCGGCAAGGGGCTGAAAGGCGTCCACCAGGCAGTCGCCGAATTGCGGGCAAGCGAGACGGGCTATGCGGTTGGCCCCTTGACGGCGCTTCCGGGCGGACCATCGGACAATTTCGAAGGAATGCAGATCGTGCCTCGGCGCGGCGGGGGCTGGCGGATCTGGCTGGTGAGCGACGACGGGCATCGCGTGCTAGCGCGGACGCTCCTCGTGGCGCTCGATTGGACCCGGCCTCCCGCAACGACAAACGCCCGGCGCGAAGGCCGGGCGTCGTGA
- a CDS encoding nucleoside deaminase, protein MTATLVPDEAGAVSGFPLPAPMRRALDLAAAAAESGEVPVGAVVTLGDEIVGEGRNAMRGTLDPTAHAEIVAIRHAATRLGRARLDGCILWVTLEPCAMCAGAIALARLDALRFAADDPKGGGVVHGARVFAQPTCHHRPDVLGGIGEGEAGRQLKDFFAARRT, encoded by the coding sequence ATGACCGCGACGCTCGTCCCTGATGAAGCCGGCGCGGTGAGTGGCTTTCCGTTGCCCGCGCCGATGCGCCGGGCGCTCGACCTCGCCGCTGCCGCTGCCGAGTCGGGCGAGGTGCCGGTCGGCGCGGTGGTGACGCTCGGCGACGAGATCGTCGGCGAGGGGCGCAATGCGATGCGCGGGACGCTCGACCCCACCGCTCACGCCGAAATCGTCGCGATTCGCCACGCCGCCACCCGGCTGGGCCGGGCGCGGCTCGATGGGTGCATTCTGTGGGTAACGCTGGAGCCGTGCGCGATGTGCGCGGGGGCGATCGCGCTGGCACGGCTCGACGCGTTGCGCTTTGCCGCCGACGATCCCAAGGGCGGCGGCGTCGTCCATGGCGCGCGCGTGTTCGCGCAGCCGACCTGCCATCACCGGCCCGACGTGCTCGGCGGAATCGGCGAGGGCGAGGCGGGACGGCAGCTCAAGGACTTCTTCGCCGCACGGCGGACATGA
- a CDS encoding TonB-dependent receptor plug domain-containing protein, with the protein MKLDFRQRLLATTLLVGASMVANPAFAQEVPPADQNPPETTAPLEGTTPPSTSATGEEIQEAQDVVVTGSRIPQPNLTSASPVTVISAQEVKLQGTTRTEDLINSLPQSFAAQGSNVSNGSTGTATVNLRGLGSARTLVLINGRRLMPGDPRSPVADINFVPSSLIKRVDVLTGGASSVYGADAVAGVVNFIMDTTFTGLRIDGQASVFNHNNRLSNDVADAIDARGFPRPGGMVTDGGAQDISVAFGTGFADNRGHIMAYATYRKQDAITQDRRDYSACSLTGLNAAQIATTGRRYSCGGSGTSANGTFFTNVGTFQVGTGRNFIPGSTPFNFAPYNYYQRPNERYTAGAFAEFEISDYAKPYLEAMFMDDQSIAQIAPSGNFGNTTSLNCNNPLLSTQQRDAICVTAAYDPTDAAVFDGEFNSNFGNLVGQTPIFGVDPDGDGPLQAPLLGFNAPTTFNGPTGPFNSAILIPLRRNVEGGGRQDDLQHTAYRIVAGMRGDLGRGLSYDASYQFGKTILAETYLNDFSVTRLGRAQQVVADPVSGAPVCISVLDGTDPNCVPYDIFAPGGVTPAALNYLQTPGFQRGDTQETVANLNITAELGEYGIQSPWADRGIGLNIGGEYRKEALTLKTDQAFSTGDLAGQGGPTIGVSGKFDVKELFGEIEVPIVSNSFIHEFTLRGGYRYSDYSVAGNSFSTDTYKIEAEIAPVRDIRLRGSYNRAVRAPNVVELFSAQSVGLTGSADPCAGAEPDATLAQCQLTGVTAAQYGSIRANVADQYNGFIGGNPDLTPETADSYTLGLVLQPRFIPGLAITVDGFDIRVKDAIGTIGFDTIVSQCVDTADPFFCDRINRDQFGSLYLTPNGFVTDINTNVGGIKTRGVDLNASYAREIGTWGNFNASLVGTYLDKLEVNPLGDITYDCAGYFGNQCGTPNPKWRHKFRLGFTFPSGIGISGQWRHFSRVKNDAASNDEDLSGTVLEGNKELKAQNYFDLALSARIRDQLNLRVGANNILDRRPPLGGGQVIPAGFGNGNTFPQVYDSLGRYLFAGFTVDF; encoded by the coding sequence ATGAAGCTCGATTTCCGCCAGCGCCTGCTCGCCACGACCCTCCTGGTCGGTGCTAGCATGGTCGCCAATCCTGCCTTCGCGCAGGAAGTTCCGCCGGCCGACCAGAATCCGCCGGAAACCACTGCTCCCTTGGAAGGTACGACGCCGCCGTCGACCTCGGCCACTGGTGAGGAAATCCAGGAAGCCCAGGACGTCGTCGTCACCGGCTCGCGCATTCCGCAGCCGAACCTGACCTCGGCCAGCCCGGTCACCGTCATCAGCGCTCAGGAAGTCAAGCTTCAGGGCACGACCCGCACCGAAGATCTCATCAACTCGCTGCCGCAGTCGTTCGCGGCGCAGGGTTCGAACGTCTCGAACGGTTCGACCGGCACCGCCACCGTCAACCTTCGTGGTCTCGGCTCGGCACGCACGCTCGTCCTGATCAACGGCCGCCGCCTGATGCCGGGTGACCCGCGCTCGCCGGTCGCCGACATCAACTTCGTCCCGTCGTCGCTGATCAAGCGCGTCGACGTCCTGACCGGCGGTGCTTCGTCGGTGTACGGCGCCGACGCCGTCGCGGGCGTTGTCAACTTCATCATGGACACCACCTTCACCGGCCTTCGCATTGACGGCCAGGCGAGCGTGTTCAACCACAACAACCGTCTGAGCAACGACGTTGCCGACGCGATCGACGCGCGTGGCTTCCCGCGGCCCGGCGGCATGGTCACCGACGGTGGCGCGCAGGACATCTCGGTCGCCTTCGGAACCGGCTTCGCCGATAACCGCGGTCACATCATGGCCTATGCCACGTACCGCAAGCAGGACGCGATCACCCAGGATCGCCGCGACTATTCGGCCTGTTCGCTGACCGGCCTCAACGCCGCTCAGATCGCAACGACCGGTCGCCGCTACAGCTGCGGTGGTTCGGGCACGTCGGCCAACGGCACCTTCTTCACGAACGTCGGAACGTTCCAGGTTGGTACCGGCCGGAACTTCATTCCGGGTTCGACGCCGTTCAACTTCGCGCCGTACAACTACTACCAGCGCCCGAACGAGCGTTACACGGCCGGTGCCTTCGCCGAGTTCGAGATCAGCGATTATGCCAAGCCCTACCTCGAAGCGATGTTCATGGACGATCAGTCTATCGCGCAGATCGCTCCGTCGGGTAACTTCGGCAACACGACCTCGCTGAACTGCAACAACCCGCTGCTCTCGACGCAACAGCGTGACGCAATCTGCGTTACGGCGGCGTACGATCCTACGGACGCAGCCGTGTTCGACGGCGAGTTCAACAGCAACTTCGGCAACCTCGTGGGTCAGACCCCGATCTTCGGTGTCGATCCCGACGGCGATGGTCCGCTTCAGGCCCCGCTGCTTGGTTTCAACGCTCCGACCACGTTCAACGGCCCAACGGGTCCGTTCAACTCGGCGATCCTGATCCCCCTTCGTCGTAACGTTGAAGGTGGTGGCCGCCAGGACGACCTCCAGCACACCGCCTACCGTATTGTTGCCGGCATGCGCGGCGATCTGGGTCGTGGCCTGTCGTACGATGCGTCCTACCAATTCGGGAAGACGATCCTCGCTGAAACCTATCTCAACGACTTCTCGGTCACGCGTCTCGGCCGTGCTCAGCAGGTCGTTGCGGATCCGGTCTCCGGCGCGCCGGTTTGTATCTCGGTCCTCGACGGTACCGACCCGAACTGCGTCCCCTACGACATCTTCGCACCGGGTGGCGTCACGCCGGCCGCGTTGAACTACCTGCAGACCCCGGGCTTCCAGCGCGGCGACACGCAGGAAACCGTTGCCAACCTCAACATCACCGCGGAACTGGGCGAATATGGCATCCAGAGCCCGTGGGCGGATCGCGGCATCGGCCTCAACATCGGTGGCGAGTATCGTAAGGAAGCACTGACGCTGAAGACCGACCAGGCCTTCTCGACCGGCGACCTCGCCGGCCAGGGCGGCCCGACCATCGGCGTCAGCGGCAAGTTCGACGTCAAGGAACTGTTCGGCGAAATCGAAGTGCCGATCGTCAGCAATTCGTTCATCCACGAATTCACGCTGCGCGGCGGTTACCGCTATTCGGACTACTCGGTTGCCGGCAACAGCTTCTCGACCGACACCTACAAGATCGAAGCTGAAATTGCCCCGGTTCGCGACATTCGCCTCCGCGGCAGCTACAACCGTGCAGTCCGCGCGCCGAACGTCGTCGAGCTCTTCTCGGCACAGTCGGTCGGCTTGACTGGTTCTGCCGATCCGTGCGCCGGTGCAGAGCCGGACGCGACGCTGGCACAGTGCCAGCTGACCGGTGTCACCGCTGCTCAGTATGGCTCGATCCGCGCCAACGTGGCCGATCAGTACAACGGCTTCATTGGTGGCAACCCTGATCTGACTCCGGAGACGGCTGACTCGTATACGCTTGGTCTCGTACTCCAGCCGCGGTTCATTCCGGGTCTGGCGATCACGGTCGACGGGTTTGACATCCGCGTAAAGGACGCCATCGGAACGATCGGTTTCGACACGATCGTGTCGCAGTGCGTGGATACGGCTGATCCCTTCTTCTGCGATCGGATCAACCGCGACCAGTTCGGCTCGCTCTATCTGACACCGAACGGCTTCGTGACCGATATCAACACCAACGTGGGTGGCATCAAGACCCGCGGCGTCGATCTGAACGCGTCCTACGCCCGTGAAATCGGAACGTGGGGCAACTTCAACGCCAGCCTCGTCGGCACCTACCTCGACAAGCTCGAAGTCAACCCGCTTGGCGACATCACCTACGACTGCGCCGGCTACTTCGGTAACCAGTGCGGCACCCCGAACCCGAAGTGGCGCCACAAGTTCCGTCTCGGCTTCACCTTCCCGTCGGGGATTGGGATTTCGGGTCAGTGGCGTCACTTCAGCCGCGTGAAGAACGATGCGGCCAGCAACGACGAAGATCTGTCGGGCACCGTGCTCGAGGGCAACAAGGAACTGAAGGCGCAGAACTACTTCGATCTCGCGCTCTCGGCTCGTATCCGCGACCAGCTCAACCTGCGCGTCGGTGCGAACAACATCCTTGATCGCCGTCCGCCGCTCGGTGGTGGCCAGGTCATCCCGGCCGGCTTCGGCAACGGCAACACCTTCCCGCAGGTCTATGACTCGCTGGGCCGGTACTTGTTCGCCGGGTTCACCGTCGACTTCTAA
- a CDS encoding OmpA family protein: protein MRRITMLTGFAMTGAMLVTACTTNPYTGRREISRTAIGAIGGALGGYLVGDLVGGRGDRTEKILGAGIGAIAGGAVGAYMDRQEADLRRQTAGTGVDVIRQGDDLILRMPSGITFAVDRYDVQPGARSTLDEVARTLSSYNQTYVDVLGHTDSDGSDAYNQGLSERRANAVADYLSSRGVARARMGVRGFGETAPIASNATVEGKAQNRRVEIKIVPVTQPGY, encoded by the coding sequence ATGCGTCGCATCACCATGCTGACGGGCTTCGCCATGACGGGCGCCATGCTCGTCACCGCCTGCACCACCAATCCCTACACCGGCCGCCGCGAGATTTCGCGGACCGCGATCGGCGCCATTGGTGGCGCGCTCGGTGGCTATCTCGTTGGCGATCTCGTCGGCGGACGCGGCGACCGGACCGAGAAGATCTTGGGCGCGGGCATCGGCGCCATCGCGGGCGGCGCGGTCGGCGCCTACATGGACCGACAGGAAGCCGACCTTCGCCGCCAGACCGCCGGCACCGGCGTTGACGTCATCCGCCAGGGCGACGACCTGATCCTGCGCATGCCGTCGGGAATCACCTTCGCGGTCGACCGCTACGACGTCCAGCCGGGGGCGCGCAGCACTCTCGACGAGGTGGCGCGCACGCTGTCGAGCTACAATCAGACCTATGTTGACGTGCTCGGCCACACCGATTCGGACGGGTCGGACGCCTATAATCAGGGTCTGTCGGAACGCCGCGCCAACGCGGTGGCCGACTATCTTTCGTCGCGCGGCGTCGCGCGTGCCCGCATGGGCGTCCGCGGCTTTGGCGAGACGGCCCCGATCGCCAGCAACGCGACGGTTGAAGGCAAGGCGCAGAATCGCCGCGTCGAGATCAAAATCGTCCCGGTGACCCAGCCGGGTTACTGA
- a CDS encoding hemolysin family protein produces the protein MGDALLPFPWFDLILILALVAVNGLLSMSELAIVSAREARLKALAKTGSAGAKAALKLAAEPGRFLSTVQIGITLIGIVSGAYSGASLGMPVSQRVAMLGVEPEMAQTIGFTLVIAVTTFASLVIGELVPKQFALRNPEAIAVIMSRPMFWLSKVTAPFVWLLDRTSAMIFKALGLTRENKNVVTAEELHLVVAEAQTAGVLEENERAIISGIVRLADRPVREVMTPRMDIDWIDIACSQEDVRKALAETPHSRIPVADGSVDNIVGVVSTRDMLTALLAGETLDVRSLTKAAPVIPDLMDAMDALAVLRSADVPLALVHDEYGHLDGIVTPGSILAALAGAFANDLDEGEDPPCVEREDGSWLVSGSASADLLGDRLGVSMPSERDYSTAAGFALSVLKKIPVTGETFKFDGFRFEVIDMDGRKIDKLLVSRPRRRRSEDEAAAKTS, from the coding sequence ATGGGCGACGCGCTTCTTCCCTTTCCTTGGTTCGACCTCATCCTGATCCTCGCGCTCGTCGCGGTGAACGGACTTCTGTCGATGAGCGAGCTGGCGATCGTGTCGGCGCGCGAGGCACGTCTAAAGGCGCTGGCAAAGACCGGGTCGGCGGGTGCCAAGGCCGCGCTCAAGCTGGCGGCGGAGCCGGGCCGGTTCCTGTCGACCGTGCAGATCGGCATTACCCTGATCGGAATCGTCAGCGGTGCCTATTCGGGCGCGAGTCTGGGCATGCCGGTCAGTCAGCGGGTCGCGATGCTGGGTGTCGAGCCGGAAATGGCGCAAACGATCGGCTTCACGCTCGTCATCGCGGTGACGACGTTTGCCAGCCTGGTCATCGGCGAACTGGTCCCCAAGCAATTCGCACTTCGCAATCCGGAGGCGATCGCGGTCATCATGTCGCGCCCGATGTTCTGGCTGAGCAAGGTCACCGCGCCGTTCGTGTGGCTGCTCGATCGCACCAGCGCGATGATCTTCAAGGCGCTAGGACTCACGCGCGAAAACAAGAATGTCGTGACCGCCGAGGAATTGCACCTGGTCGTCGCCGAGGCGCAGACCGCAGGCGTGCTCGAGGAGAATGAGCGAGCGATCATCTCGGGCATCGTTCGGCTGGCCGACCGTCCGGTGCGCGAAGTGATGACCCCGCGCATGGACATCGACTGGATCGACATCGCCTGCAGTCAGGAAGATGTCCGCAAGGCGCTGGCCGAAACACCGCACAGCCGCATCCCGGTCGCGGACGGGTCGGTCGACAATATCGTCGGCGTGGTGTCGACGCGCGACATGCTGACCGCGCTACTGGCGGGTGAGACGCTCGACGTCCGCTCGCTGACCAAGGCGGCGCCGGTCATTCCCGATCTGATGGATGCGATGGACGCGCTGGCGGTGCTTCGATCGGCCGACGTTCCGTTGGCGCTGGTCCATGACGAATATGGCCACCTCGACGGTATCGTCACGCCGGGGTCGATCCTGGCGGCGCTGGCCGGGGCGTTCGCCAATGACCTGGACGAGGGCGAGGACCCGCCGTGCGTCGAGCGCGAGGACGGCAGCTGGCTGGTGTCCGGTTCGGCGAGCGCCGACCTGCTCGGCGACCGGCTGGGCGTGTCGATGCCGAGCGAGCGCGACTATTCGACCGCGGCGGGCTTCGCGCTGTCGGTGCTGAAGAAGATCCCGGTGACCGGCGAAACGTTCAAGTTCGACGGCTTCCGGTTCGAGGTGATCGACATGGACGGCCGCAAGATCGACAAGCTGCTCGTCAGCCGTCCTCGCCGCCGCCGGTCCGAGGACGAGGCGGCGGCCAAGACCAGTTAG
- the rpmB gene encoding 50S ribosomal protein L28, producing the protein MSRVCELTGKGRQVGNNVSHANNKTKRTFLPNLQNVTLMSESLEKSVKLRVSTHGLRSVEHVGGLDNWLTKTKAEKLSTRAVKLKRELAKKAKASA; encoded by the coding sequence ATGTCGCGCGTTTGCGAGCTGACCGGCAAGGGTCGTCAGGTGGGCAACAATGTTTCCCACGCCAATAACAAGACCAAGCGGACCTTCCTGCCCAACCTGCAGAACGTCACGCTGATGTCCGAATCGCTTGAAAAGAGCGTGAAGCTACGGGTTTCGACCCACGGCCTTCGCTCGGTCGAGCATGTCGGCGGCCTCGACAATTGGCTGACCAAGACGAAGGCCGAGAAGCTCAGCACCCGCGCGGTCAAGCTGAAGCGCGAGCTGGCCAAGAAGGCGAAGGCTTCGGCCTAA